A DNA window from Kitasatospora atroaurantiaca contains the following coding sequences:
- a CDS encoding type 1 glutamine amidotransferase domain-containing protein has product MVTLQGFIIAFLVAPTGVEQVELTSPWQAVAEAGGTPRLVSTKPGRIQAFRHLDRSDTFPVDDTVGEVAADRFDGLVLPGGVANPDNLRLDGKAVAFVREFFDLGRPVAAICHAPWTLVEADVVRGRTLTSWRSVRTDLVNAGATWVDEPVHICKDGPNTLVTSRKLADLPFFEEAFVTELAHAGARHTVG; this is encoded by the coding sequence ATGGTCACCCTGCAAGGCTTCATCATCGCGTTCCTCGTCGCCCCGACGGGTGTCGAGCAGGTCGAGCTGACCTCTCCCTGGCAGGCGGTCGCCGAGGCGGGCGGAACGCCCCGGCTGGTGTCCACCAAGCCCGGCCGCATCCAGGCCTTCCGCCATCTCGACCGCTCGGACACCTTCCCGGTGGACGACACGGTCGGCGAGGTGGCCGCCGACCGCTTCGACGGGCTGGTGCTGCCGGGCGGTGTGGCCAACCCCGACAACCTGCGGCTGGACGGCAAGGCCGTCGCGTTCGTCCGCGAGTTCTTCGACCTGGGCAGGCCGGTCGCGGCGATCTGCCATGCGCCGTGGACGCTGGTGGAGGCGGACGTGGTCCGAGGCCGCACCCTCACTTCCTGGCGCAGCGTGCGCACCGACCTGGTCAACGCCGGGGCCACCTGGGTCGACGAGCCGGTGCACATCTGCAAGGACGGCCCGAACACCCTGGTGACCAGCCGCAAGCTGGCCGACCTGCCGTTTTTCGAGGAGGCTTTCGTGACGGAGCTCGCCCACGCCGGCGCCCGGCACACGGTGGGTTGA
- a CDS encoding tyrosine-protein phosphatase, producing the protein MPSSQAVESVTVANLRDLGGIPLPDGGRVRPGTVFRSGQLDRLDLAGEPAFAALRLRTVVDLRTEYERTARPDRMPGGAHLLVADVMADSAGSGAASRLGAAMADPALANRTFDGRRAQQALMDDYRAFVTSASARAAYKQLLTAVARPEGGPLLFHCTAGKDRTGWGATLILLLLGADTRTVEAEYLSVAPAVKAAFAPVIEAFIRAGGNPEIAEAILTVRPAYLAAALDTMTDLWGDAESYARAGLGLKDETLDALRARLIA; encoded by the coding sequence ATGCCGAGTTCGCAGGCCGTCGAGTCCGTCACCGTCGCCAACCTGCGGGATCTGGGCGGTATCCCGCTGCCCGACGGCGGCCGGGTACGGCCGGGTACGGTCTTCCGCTCCGGACAGCTCGACCGGCTCGACCTGGCCGGCGAGCCCGCCTTCGCCGCCCTCCGGCTGCGTACCGTGGTGGACCTCCGTACGGAGTACGAGCGCACGGCCCGGCCCGACCGGATGCCCGGCGGCGCGCACCTGCTGGTCGCGGACGTGATGGCGGACTCGGCCGGCTCCGGAGCCGCCTCCCGGCTGGGCGCCGCGATGGCCGATCCGGCCCTGGCCAACCGCACCTTCGACGGCCGCCGCGCCCAGCAGGCCCTGATGGACGACTACCGCGCCTTCGTCACCAGCGCCTCCGCCCGCGCCGCGTACAAGCAGCTCCTCACCGCCGTCGCCCGTCCCGAGGGCGGGCCGCTGCTGTTCCACTGCACGGCGGGCAAGGACCGGACGGGCTGGGGTGCCACGCTGATCCTCCTGCTGCTCGGCGCGGATACCCGGACCGTCGAGGCGGAGTACCTCTCCGTCGCTCCCGCGGTGAAGGCCGCCTTCGCGCCCGTGATCGAGGCTTTCATCCGCGCGGGCGGCAACCCGGAGATCGCCGAGGCGATCCTCACCGTCCGCCCGGCGTACCTGGCCGCCGCCCTCGACACGATGACCGACCTCTGGGGAGATGCGGAGAGCTACGCCCGCGCCGGGCTCGGCCTCAAGGACGAGACCCTGGACGCGCTCCGCGCCCGGCTCATCGCCTGA
- a CDS encoding ATP-binding protein, producing MISVGVSGIPAFSLDLDGRPGSARTARRVTMRFLAGLGDGAGPGPAEDTRQDVVLVVSELVGNACRHAPGPCRLTVSVTGSGTVEVAVEDTSPRLPEPRRVPEPAGYGLRVVNGLSRGFRVVPTGTGKIVHATVAER from the coding sequence ATGATCTCCGTGGGAGTGTCCGGGATTCCGGCCTTCAGCCTTGATCTCGACGGGCGCCCCGGTTCGGCGCGGACGGCCCGCCGGGTGACCATGCGGTTCCTGGCCGGTCTCGGGGACGGCGCCGGGCCCGGGCCGGCCGAGGACACCCGACAGGACGTCGTGCTCGTGGTCAGCGAGCTCGTCGGCAACGCGTGCCGTCACGCCCCCGGGCCCTGCCGCCTGACGGTCAGCGTCACCGGGAGCGGCACGGTCGAGGTCGCCGTGGAGGACACCAGCCCGCGCCTGCCGGAACCGCGCCGGGTGCCCGAACCGGCCGGGTACGGGCTGCGCGTGGTGAACGGCCTGAGCCGCGGATTCCGGGTGGTCCCCACCGGCACCGGCAAGATCGTGCACGCCACGGTGGCCGAGCGCTGA
- a CDS encoding helix-turn-helix transcriptional regulator, which produces MSLSLHVSGSARSRFGSRLRHWRRLRGLSQAELGRRLGYDDSHISRVENTRRWPPAGMAERIDELLGTDGELAELWPQVEQERQRLAQRGRALATPAPVDGMEQLLDAYRAAGQAMGGRALVDVLEHHIRLIARQQRGAQPAARARLSSLAARYAELAGWARFDDAEYGRALVWYEHGREFAASAGDSGTTCLLLARQSAVHWSCGHSAAAIASAAAAYETARGRPALQARAAIARARGLALAGDRSGTQRALEEAAALTEAAARSRAAQRWAGEADAVLSVAHGTCHRDLAVRTGRRAHARAAVTGLLDALAQLPVEKDHFRALVTARLAGAYAWAGEPEAAAATLGRVAESTGGRVAQERRQAEAWLARHRVSA; this is translated from the coding sequence GTGTCCCTCAGCCTGCACGTGTCCGGCTCGGCCCGCTCCCGCTTCGGCTCGCGATTACGACACTGGCGCCGCCTGCGCGGGCTCAGCCAGGCGGAGCTCGGCCGGCGCCTCGGGTACGACGACTCCCACATCAGCCGGGTCGAGAACACCCGCCGCTGGCCACCCGCGGGAATGGCCGAGCGGATCGACGAACTTCTCGGCACCGACGGGGAGTTGGCAGAGCTCTGGCCGCAGGTCGAGCAGGAGCGGCAGCGGCTCGCCCAGCGCGGCCGCGCCCTGGCCACCCCGGCTCCCGTCGACGGCATGGAGCAGCTGCTGGACGCCTACCGCGCCGCCGGGCAGGCGATGGGCGGCCGCGCCCTGGTCGACGTCCTGGAGCATCACATCCGCCTGATCGCCCGCCAGCAGCGCGGCGCGCAGCCGGCGGCGCGGGCCCGACTGTCCTCCCTGGCCGCCAGATACGCCGAACTCGCGGGCTGGGCCCGCTTCGACGACGCCGAGTACGGGCGGGCGCTCGTCTGGTACGAGCACGGGCGTGAGTTCGCCGCCTCCGCCGGGGACTCCGGGACGACGTGCCTTCTCCTGGCCCGGCAGAGCGCGGTGCACTGGTCCTGCGGCCACTCCGCCGCCGCGATCGCCTCGGCCGCGGCGGCGTACGAGACGGCACGCGGACGGCCCGCCCTGCAGGCCCGCGCAGCAATCGCCCGGGCCCGCGGCCTTGCACTGGCCGGTGACCGCTCGGGCACCCAGCGGGCACTCGAGGAGGCGGCCGCGCTCACCGAGGCGGCTGCCCGGAGCCGAGCCGCGCAGCGCTGGGCGGGCGAGGCCGACGCGGTGCTCTCCGTCGCACACGGCACCTGCCACCGGGACCTGGCGGTGCGGACGGGCCGCCGCGCGCACGCCCGGGCCGCGGTCACGGGCCTGCTCGACGCCCTGGCCCAACTGCCCGTCGAGAAGGATCACTTCAGAGCCCTGGTGACCGCCCGGCTGGCCGGCGCGTACGCCTGGGCCGGCGAGCCCGAGGCCGCGGCCGCGACGCTGGGACGGGTCGCGGAGAGCACCGGCGGGCGGGTGGCGCAGGAACGGCGGCAGGCCGAGGCCTGGCTCGCCCGCCACCGCGTCTCGGCCTGA
- a CDS encoding SDR family oxidoreductase, whose protein sequence is MHVVIAGGHGKIALRLERLLVARGDSVTGLIRRAEQAFDLEALGTRPVVCDLETIPAEDLAGHLRGADAVVFAAGAGPASGSGRKDSVDRGAAALLADGAELAGIRRYLMISTMGLDRAGVPGMDEEFSAYLRAKAAAEDDLRARALDWTVLRPGPLTDDAGTGLVRLAQPPLPLGSVPRDDVAHVLLALLDAPESAGLTLELTSGAVFAADAVRDVLVAR, encoded by the coding sequence ATGCATGTAGTGATCGCCGGTGGCCATGGCAAGATCGCGCTCCGACTGGAACGGCTGCTCGTCGCGCGTGGCGACTCCGTCACGGGGCTGATCCGCCGGGCCGAACAGGCCTTCGACCTGGAGGCGCTGGGCACCCGGCCCGTGGTCTGCGACCTCGAGACCATCCCGGCGGAGGACCTGGCCGGCCATCTGCGGGGCGCCGACGCCGTGGTCTTCGCGGCGGGCGCGGGCCCGGCCAGCGGCAGCGGCCGCAAGGACTCCGTGGACCGGGGAGCCGCCGCCCTGCTCGCCGACGGCGCGGAACTGGCCGGGATCCGCCGGTACCTGATGATCAGCACGATGGGCCTGGACCGCGCGGGCGTACCCGGGATGGACGAGGAGTTCTCCGCCTACCTCCGCGCCAAGGCCGCCGCCGAGGACGACCTCAGGGCCCGTGCACTCGACTGGACGGTGCTGCGCCCGGGCCCGTTGACCGACGACGCGGGCACCGGGCTGGTACGGCTGGCGCAGCCGCCGCTGCCGCTCGGCTCGGTGCCGCGAGACGACGTGGCGCACGTCCTGCTGGCGCTGCTGGACGCACCGGAGTCCGCCGGGCTCACCCTGGAACTCACCTCCGGTGCCGTGTTCGCGGCCGATGCGGTGCGGGACGTGCTGGTCGCGCGCTGA
- a CDS encoding DJ-1/PfpI family protein, with protein MAAKILIVTGDAAESLEVFYPYQRLREEGYEVHIAAPTRKTLQFVVHDFVDGFDTYTEKPGYTWPADLAFGEVDPAEYAALVLPGGRAPEYLRNNPEVQRIVTHFFELDKPVAQICHGPLITLAAGSLTGRRTAAYPALEPDVLAGGAGFEDGEAVVDGVLVSARAWPDHPGWMRAFIEVLRDKAPVD; from the coding sequence ATGGCAGCCAAGATCCTGATCGTCACCGGCGACGCGGCGGAGTCGCTGGAGGTCTTCTACCCGTACCAGCGCCTGCGCGAGGAAGGGTACGAGGTGCACATCGCGGCGCCCACCCGCAAGACGCTGCAGTTCGTGGTCCACGACTTCGTGGACGGCTTCGACACCTACACGGAGAAGCCCGGCTACACCTGGCCGGCCGACCTGGCCTTCGGCGAGGTCGACCCGGCGGAGTACGCCGCTCTGGTGCTGCCGGGCGGACGCGCGCCGGAGTACCTGCGCAACAACCCCGAGGTGCAGCGGATCGTCACCCACTTCTTCGAGCTCGACAAGCCGGTGGCGCAGATCTGCCACGGTCCGCTGATCACGCTGGCCGCCGGATCGCTGACGGGCCGTCGTACGGCCGCCTACCCGGCCCTTGAGCCCGATGTGCTGGCGGGCGGGGCCGGCTTCGAGGACGGCGAGGCCGTGGTGGACGGTGTGCTGGTCTCCGCCCGCGCCTGGCCGGACCACCCCGGCTGGATGCGCGCCTTCATCGAAGTCCTGCGCGACAAGGCTCCGGTCGACTGA
- a CDS encoding TIGR03557 family F420-dependent LLM class oxidoreductase gives MTAFGYYLCSEEFTPAQLLEQARLAQRAGFTHLGVSDHFHPWNDEQGSSPFVWSLIGALSQVSTLPVTTLVTCPTVRVHPAVIAQAAATSSVLTSGRFRLGVGTGEALNEHILGTVWPSYEVRAEMLAEAVAVMRRLLTGALTNHHGRYYTVENARLYTAPEGGLPIHVSGFGPKAAKLAAQIGDGFITATPDPELVRAFRHAGGEGRPVIGTAKVCWGPDRQEAVRTRHRLWPTELLPGELAQILPTPRHFEQASRLVTEQMVADAGVCGDDPEEHLALLRPFVEARFDEVYVGQTGPGYEGFFDFYRDRVLPELRR, from the coding sequence GTGACAGCCTTCGGTTACTACCTGTGCTCCGAGGAGTTCACCCCGGCCCAGCTGCTGGAGCAGGCCCGGCTCGCCCAGCGGGCAGGGTTCACGCACCTCGGGGTGTCCGACCACTTCCACCCCTGGAACGACGAGCAGGGGAGCAGCCCGTTCGTCTGGTCCCTGATCGGGGCGTTGTCCCAGGTCAGCACGCTGCCGGTGACCACGCTGGTGACCTGCCCGACCGTGCGGGTGCATCCGGCGGTGATCGCCCAGGCGGCCGCGACCTCCAGCGTCCTCACCTCGGGCCGGTTCCGGCTCGGGGTGGGCACCGGTGAGGCGCTCAACGAGCACATCCTCGGGACGGTCTGGCCGTCGTACGAAGTCCGGGCCGAGATGCTGGCCGAGGCGGTCGCGGTGATGCGCCGGCTCCTCACCGGCGCGCTGACGAACCACCACGGCCGGTACTACACCGTGGAGAACGCCCGGCTCTACACCGCTCCGGAGGGTGGGCTGCCGATCCACGTCTCCGGTTTCGGCCCGAAGGCGGCGAAGCTCGCGGCGCAGATCGGGGACGGCTTCATCACCGCCACCCCGGACCCCGAGCTGGTCCGGGCGTTCCGGCACGCCGGCGGGGAGGGCCGGCCGGTGATCGGTACCGCCAAGGTCTGCTGGGGCCCCGATCGCCAGGAGGCGGTCCGGACCAGGCACCGGCTCTGGCCGACCGAGCTGCTGCCCGGTGAACTGGCCCAGATCCTGCCCACACCACGGCACTTCGAGCAGGCGAGCCGGCTGGTGACCGAGCAGATGGTGGCCGATGCGGGCGTCTGCGGCGACGACCCCGAGGAGCACCTGGCGCTGCTGCGCCCGTTCGTCGAGGCCCGGTTCGACGAGGTCTACGTCGGCCAGACCGGCCCCGGCTACGAGGGGTTCTTCGACTTCTACCGGGACCGGGTACTGCCGGAGCTCAGGCGCTGA
- a CDS encoding aconitate hydratase, translating to MVPGEEIALRVDQTLTQDATGTLVMQELEALGLDRVRTELSVQYVDHNILQADERNAEDHLFLRSAAHRFGLWYSKPGNGVSHPTHMQRFGIPGKTLIGSDSHTCAAGALGMLAIGTGGLDVALAMAGEPLHLRMPQIWGIRLTGALPDWVSAKDVILELLRRHGVKGGLGRILEYHGPGLAGLSAMDRHVIANMGAELGATASVFPADEAVRDFLRAEGREEDYRPLVAEPGAGYELTEEIDLATLEPLIAMPTSPGNVVPVREVDGTRIGQVVIGSSANPGLRDYAVAAAMVKGRQTSGRVSFDVNPSSREVLQDMTRTGVTFDLIAAGARIHQAGCLGCIGMGQAPASGRHSLRTFPRNFPGRSGTADDSVWLCSPETAAASALTGVITDPRAWALREDVGPPRLDLPTEVSVNREMLEPPLPPSRAAHVELVRGPNISALPTLDPLPDELAGPVLLKVGDDVSTDEISPAGAQALPYRSNLPRLAEFTLTRIDPGYPERARRAGTHLIVAGENYGQGSSREHAAITPRLLGLRAVLAKSFARIHWQNLANFGVLALEFADPADYGRIAQGDQLRLGGLHAALEADREPQLLVSNVTKGEEYRVTHRLSGRQRSAVLAGGVIPALAAR from the coding sequence ATGGTCCCGGGCGAGGAGATCGCCCTGCGGGTGGACCAGACCCTCACCCAGGACGCCACCGGCACCCTGGTGATGCAGGAGCTGGAAGCCCTGGGCCTCGACCGCGTGCGTACCGAACTCAGCGTCCAGTACGTCGACCACAACATCCTGCAGGCCGACGAGCGCAACGCCGAGGACCACCTCTTCCTGCGCTCCGCCGCGCACCGTTTCGGCCTCTGGTACTCCAAACCCGGCAACGGGGTCTCGCACCCCACCCATATGCAGCGCTTCGGGATCCCCGGCAAGACCCTGATCGGCTCCGACTCGCACACCTGCGCCGCCGGGGCGCTCGGCATGCTCGCCATCGGCACCGGCGGCCTCGACGTGGCCCTGGCCATGGCGGGCGAGCCGCTGCATCTGCGGATGCCGCAGATCTGGGGCATCCGGCTGACCGGTGCACTGCCGGACTGGGTCAGCGCCAAGGACGTCATCCTCGAGCTGCTGCGCCGGCACGGGGTCAAGGGCGGCCTGGGCCGCATCCTGGAGTACCACGGCCCGGGGCTGGCCGGGCTGAGCGCGATGGACCGGCACGTCATCGCCAACATGGGCGCCGAGCTCGGCGCCACCGCGAGCGTGTTCCCGGCCGACGAGGCGGTACGCGACTTCCTGCGCGCCGAGGGGCGCGAGGAGGACTACCGTCCGCTCGTGGCCGAGCCCGGCGCCGGCTACGAGCTGACCGAGGAGATCGACCTCGCCACCCTCGAACCGCTGATCGCCATGCCGACCTCACCGGGCAACGTGGTGCCCGTACGGGAGGTGGACGGCACCAGGATCGGTCAGGTGGTGATCGGGTCCTCCGCCAACCCCGGCCTGCGCGACTACGCGGTGGCCGCCGCCATGGTGAAGGGACGTCAGACCTCCGGTCGGGTCAGCTTCGACGTCAACCCCAGCTCGCGCGAGGTCCTCCAGGACATGACCAGGACCGGCGTGACCTTCGACCTGATCGCCGCCGGTGCCCGCATCCACCAGGCCGGCTGCCTCGGCTGCATCGGCATGGGGCAGGCCCCGGCGTCCGGGCGCCACTCGCTGCGCACCTTCCCGCGCAACTTCCCCGGCCGCTCCGGCACCGCGGACGACTCGGTCTGGCTCTGCTCGCCCGAGACGGCGGCCGCCTCCGCACTGACCGGGGTGATCACCGATCCCCGGGCGTGGGCGCTGCGCGAGGACGTCGGGCCGCCCCGGCTCGACCTGCCGACCGAGGTCTCGGTCAACCGGGAGATGCTGGAGCCGCCGCTGCCGCCCTCGCGGGCAGCGCACGTCGAGCTGGTCCGCGGGCCGAACATCTCGGCCCTGCCCACGCTCGACCCGCTGCCGGACGAGCTGGCCGGCCCGGTACTGCTCAAGGTCGGCGACGACGTCTCCACGGACGAGATCTCGCCGGCCGGCGCACAGGCCCTGCCGTACCGGTCGAACCTGCCGAGGCTGGCCGAGTTCACCCTCACCCGGATCGATCCCGGATACCCCGAGCGGGCCCGCCGGGCGGGGACGCATCTGATCGTGGCCGGCGAGAACTACGGACAGGGCTCCTCGCGCGAGCACGCGGCGATCACCCCGCGACTGCTGGGCCTCAGGGCCGTGCTGGCCAAGTCCTTCGCCCGGATCCACTGGCAGAACCTCGCCAACTTCGGAGTCCTGGCACTGGAGTTCGCCGACCCGGCGGACTACGGCCGGATCGCCCAGGGCGACCAGCTGCGGCTCGGGGGCCTGCACGCGGCGCTCGAGGCGGACCGGGAACCGCAGCTGCTGGTCAGCAACGTCACCAAGGGCGAGGAGTACCGGGTGACCCACCGGCTGTCCGGCCGCCAGCGGTCGGCGGTACTGGCCGGTGGGGTGATCCCGGCGCTGGCGGCTCGCTGA
- a CDS encoding DUF6328 family protein, with product MDRRPAETGGSEQEPPRRHETPYERADRRWSEMLQEVRVAQTGAQILFGFLLSVAFTNRFAELGTFDKTLYVITVVLGALATGTLIAPVSYHRLLSGHRLKPQLVQAGGKLISAGVTLLAVTVGASLLLLLHVATGSGTAWAITAAVMAWFTVCWLVLPWLLVRSQSRRR from the coding sequence ATGGACCGACGGCCCGCCGAGACGGGAGGCTCGGAGCAGGAACCACCCCGGCGGCACGAGACCCCGTACGAGCGGGCCGACCGCCGCTGGTCGGAGATGCTCCAGGAGGTACGCGTCGCCCAGACGGGTGCGCAGATCCTGTTCGGCTTTCTGCTGAGCGTCGCGTTCACCAATCGCTTCGCGGAACTCGGAACCTTCGACAAGACCCTCTACGTGATCACGGTCGTCCTCGGCGCGCTGGCCACCGGCACGCTGATCGCCCCGGTCTCCTACCACCGGCTGCTCTCCGGGCACCGGCTCAAGCCTCAGCTGGTCCAGGCCGGCGGGAAGCTGATCTCCGCGGGCGTCACCCTGCTGGCCGTCACGGTGGGCGCCTCGCTGCTGCTGCTCCTGCACGTGGCCACCGGCAGCGGCACGGCCTGGGCCATCACGGCCGCGGTGATGGCCTGGTTCACGGTCTGCTGGCTGGTGCTGCCCTGGCTGCTCGTCCGCAGCCAGTCCCGGCGGCGCTGA
- a CDS encoding AI-2E family transporter yields the protein MSHRPGEPEPGGQTGSRRPSGGRRVLRSRGPRAVVRAVPRSPGAPPVHAGLRQAADYAWRLLVVGVAVYAVVNILGRFQLIAVAIFLALVITSVLRPLADLLARRLPRAIAVLICLIGALVVLAGLLSLVGNAVAGEAATLGRELQGGLTRIERWLQGPPFRVSAGTVSGLRGKISSYISSHRSALISTAVSGAGRLVEVATGAALSLFCSLFFLYSGDRMWLWSQRQLPPGARQPWDRAGRAAWRTFAGYTRGIVIVAATNAALVGIALFALQVPLALPLTLLEFFASFVPLIGSPVAMVVASVVALAARGPVTAIIVLLLIVVIGQIEGHVLHPLVMSWAVSLHPVVVAVSVLAGGIAAGVVGAVVAVPAVSVIWAVISELRTPAPAEPPPEPVPGAGDG from the coding sequence ATGAGCCACCGGCCCGGCGAGCCGGAGCCGGGCGGGCAGACCGGCAGCCGGCGCCCGTCGGGCGGTCGGCGGGTGCTCCGGAGCCGGGGCCCTCGGGCCGTCGTACGGGCGGTGCCGCGCTCCCCGGGCGCCCCGCCGGTTCATGCCGGACTCCGGCAGGCGGCCGACTACGCGTGGCGCCTGCTGGTCGTCGGGGTGGCCGTCTACGCGGTGGTCAACATCCTGGGGCGCTTCCAGCTCATCGCCGTCGCCATCTTCCTGGCGCTGGTCATCACCTCGGTGCTGCGGCCGCTCGCCGACCTGCTGGCGCGCAGGCTTCCGCGCGCGATCGCCGTGCTGATCTGCCTGATCGGCGCGCTGGTGGTGCTGGCCGGTCTGCTGTCCCTGGTCGGCAATGCGGTGGCGGGCGAGGCGGCCACGCTGGGGCGGGAGTTGCAGGGCGGCCTGACCCGGATCGAGCGGTGGCTGCAGGGGCCGCCGTTCCGGGTCAGCGCGGGGACGGTCTCCGGCCTGCGGGGAAAGATCTCCTCCTACATCAGCTCGCATCGCTCGGCACTGATCAGCACCGCCGTCAGCGGGGCCGGCCGGCTCGTCGAGGTGGCGACCGGCGCCGCGCTCTCGCTGTTCTGCTCGCTGTTCTTCCTGTACTCGGGCGACCGGATGTGGCTCTGGTCCCAGCGGCAGCTCCCGCCCGGAGCCCGACAGCCCTGGGACCGGGCGGGGAGAGCCGCCTGGCGCACCTTCGCCGGCTACACCCGGGGGATCGTGATCGTCGCCGCGACCAATGCGGCGCTGGTGGGCATCGCGCTGTTCGCGCTCCAGGTGCCGCTCGCGCTGCCGCTGACGCTGCTGGAGTTCTTCGCCTCCTTCGTGCCGCTGATCGGCTCGCCGGTCGCCATGGTGGTCGCCTCGGTCGTCGCGCTGGCCGCCCGCGGCCCGGTCACGGCCATCATCGTCCTGCTGCTGATCGTGGTCATCGGCCAGATCGAGGGGCATGTCCTGCACCCGCTGGTGATGAGCTGGGCGGTCAGCCTGCACCCCGTGGTGGTGGCCGTCTCGGTACTCGCCGGCGGAATCGCCGCCGGCGTGGTGGGGGCGGTCGTGGCCGTTCCGGCGGTGTCGGTGATCTGGGCCGTGATCAGCGAACTGCGCACTCCGGCGCCTGCCGAGCCCCCGCCCGAACCCGTTCCCGGAGCCGGTGACGGCTGA
- a CDS encoding Rieske 2Fe-2S domain-containing protein, with product MTRLSMHIPDHPLWRQLRAAMDAPAGWQQLDGASDAVQRAVRALPLRPPARDLLHGRQLGHPLHPALVLVPAGCWLAAGLLDLTGGDARAARRLIGIGLLGAGPAALAGWVDWADLTPPQRRTGLVHALSNTSAVLLYSGSLLARTGGREVRGRALGLAGLLAVSGGAALGGHLAYRHAVGVNHAEAVPRLVPAGWHSLGPVDDFPPGETTRRMVGEVPVLVVRTESGCRVLADRCNHLSGSLSEGTLVDGCVRCPLHGSTFRLKDGAVVRGPATAPQPAFETRVTSGALEVRLPG from the coding sequence ATGACACGTCTATCGATGCACATTCCGGACCACCCGCTGTGGCGGCAGCTGCGCGCGGCGATGGACGCACCGGCCGGCTGGCAACAGTTGGACGGAGCCTCGGACGCCGTCCAGCGCGCAGTCCGGGCACTGCCGCTCCGGCCGCCGGCCCGCGATCTGCTGCACGGCCGCCAGCTCGGTCACCCGCTGCACCCGGCGCTGGTCCTGGTACCGGCGGGCTGCTGGCTGGCGGCGGGCCTGCTGGACCTGACCGGCGGCGACGCGCGGGCCGCCCGCCGGCTGATCGGCATCGGGTTACTGGGGGCCGGCCCGGCGGCGCTTGCCGGATGGGTGGACTGGGCCGACCTGACACCCCCGCAGCGGCGCACCGGCCTGGTGCACGCGCTGTCGAACACCAGCGCGGTCCTGCTGTACTCGGGCTCGCTGCTCGCCCGGACAGGCGGACGGGAGGTCCGGGGGCGGGCTCTCGGCCTGGCCGGGCTGCTGGCCGTCTCCGGGGGCGCCGCCCTCGGCGGTCATCTCGCCTACCGGCATGCCGTCGGGGTCAACCATGCCGAGGCGGTACCGCGCCTGGTACCGGCCGGCTGGCACTCGCTCGGCCCGGTGGACGACTTCCCGCCGGGCGAGACGACCCGCCGGATGGTCGGCGAGGTGCCCGTACTGGTCGTCCGGACGGAGAGCGGCTGCCGGGTGCTGGCCGATCGCTGCAACCACCTCTCGGGGTCACTCTCCGAGGGAACGCTGGTGGACGGCTGCGTACGGTGCCCGCTTCACGGGAGCACCTTCCGCCTCAAGGACGGTGCGGTGGTCCGGGGCCCCGCGACGGCCCCGCAGCCGGCCTTCGAGACCCGGGTGACCTCGGGAGCGCTGGAGGTCCGGCTGCCCGGATAA
- a CDS encoding ferritin-like domain-containing protein, translating to MTDSLALDVDRIRKEALRTMAAGPATSPYGLDTERVVSVLNDVVATEVVGWLRYTRHAITARGTDRSQVSTLFSAHADHEMQHAVRVAERIAELGGQPNFDPATLAQRAHTDYSVPDDAALKAMLEQNLLAARIVISAYQEIARWLGDRDPTTRRLIESVLAEEEENADALATLLAA from the coding sequence ATGACCGACAGCCTGGCGCTGGATGTCGACCGGATCCGCAAGGAGGCCCTGCGGACTATGGCTGCGGGCCCGGCGACCAGCCCGTACGGACTCGACACCGAGCGGGTGGTCAGCGTCCTCAACGACGTGGTGGCCACCGAGGTGGTCGGGTGGCTGCGCTACACCCGGCACGCGATCACCGCTCGTGGCACCGACCGGTCCCAGGTGAGCACCCTCTTCAGCGCCCATGCGGACCACGAGATGCAGCACGCCGTGCGCGTCGCCGAACGGATCGCCGAGCTCGGCGGGCAGCCGAACTTCGACCCCGCCACCCTCGCCCAGCGCGCCCACACCGACTACTCCGTCCCCGACGACGCCGCGCTCAAGGCCATGCTGGAGCAGAACCTGCTGGCCGCCCGGATCGTCATCTCGGCCTACCAGGAGATCGCCCGGTGGCTCGGTGACCGCGATCCGACCACCCGCCGGCTGATCGAGTCCGTGCTCGCCGAGGAGGAGGAGAACGCGGACGCCCTGGCCACCCTCCTGGCGGCCTGA
- a CDS encoding STAS domain-containing protein — MDRDTAGEAGTAGAGQLTVSVSVSALGVVMRPEGELDQDSLEPLRAALDSALLEAPGRLVVDCGGLEFCDSTGLSLLLRSQATAEEAGGSLVLVAPRPIVFRMLEITGVQEVLRVYDTVEEALRQPEGD, encoded by the coding sequence ATGGACCGTGACACCGCAGGTGAGGCCGGGACGGCCGGTGCCGGGCAGCTGACGGTGTCGGTGAGCGTCTCGGCGCTCGGCGTCGTGATGCGGCCCGAGGGCGAACTCGACCAGGACAGCCTCGAACCGCTCCGTGCGGCGCTCGACTCCGCCCTCCTCGAGGCCCCTGGCCGGCTGGTGGTCGACTGCGGTGGCCTGGAGTTCTGCGACTCCACCGGCCTCAGCCTGCTGCTCCGGTCGCAGGCCACCGCCGAGGAGGCGGGCGGCAGCCTGGTGCTGGTGGCACCCCGGCCGATCGTCTTCCGCATGCTGGAGATCACCGGCGTCCAGGAGGTCCTCCGGGTGTACGACACCGTCGAGGAGGCCCTCCGGCAGCCGGAGGGCGACTGA